The Phyllopteryx taeniolatus isolate TA_2022b chromosome 4, UOR_Ptae_1.2, whole genome shotgun sequence genome includes the window AATAGACttgtgataactttttttttttttttgcattgattgAAGTCCCAAAGAAACAagaagaaaaggaggaggaggcggagtcGTCCCTATTCCCcctcggtttttttttttttttttttttttttttgttaaaaagagGAGCACGCGCGGCCGCTCGCTCGGACGCGCCGgcaacatgatgatgatgtctcTGAGCAGCAAGCAGCCCTTCTCCGCCATGGCGCACGCCACCCTGCACGCCGAGGCCAAGTACTCCTCGCTGCACTCGGGCGGCACCAACAACACGTCGTCCTCGTCGTCCGCCACCTCCAACGCGGTAtcctcgtcctcgtcgtcctcgtcgtcctcctcctcggcGTCCTCGTGCATCTCCTCCCGCCACAGCAGCATCATCAGCACCAGCTCGGAGGCGATGCGGCGCGCGTGCCTCCCCACACCACCGGTACGTATATATTATCATCAACGCGATGAAGCGTTTAAACCCAgacccctccacccccccctccacgcccccccctccccgtgTGATGTTTGAATGAATTTGGatgaccgttttttttttttggggtggaaatGTTCTAAAGTGGAGTGGAAGAAGGGGGTTGCCAATTCCCAGCTGACAGCCGTCATGTGTGCGTTCCATTTGCAATTGCAGAGCAATATATTCGGCGGCTTGGACGAGAGTCTGCTGGCCCGGGCTGAGGCGCTCGCCGCGGTGGACATCGTCTCGCAGAGCAAGAGccacctccaccaccaccacccgccGCCGCACCACAGCCCCTTCAAGCCGGACGCCACCTACCACACCATGAACACGCTGCCGTGCACCTCGTCGTCGTCCGCCTCCTCGGTGCCCATCTCGCACCCGTCCGCGCTCGGGGGaggcggtggcggcggcggcggcggcggcggcggcggcggcggccaggGCCAGGGCCACAGCCACGGCCACGGCCACGGCCACGGCCACGGCCAcggccaccaccaccaccatcaccaccaccaccaccaccaccagccgCACCAGGGTCTGGAGGGCGACCTCCTGGAGCACATCACTCCGGGCCTGGCGCTGGGGGCCATGGCGGGCCCGGACGGCTCGGTGGTGTCCACGCCCGGCCACCCGGCGCACATGGCCGGCATGAACCACATGCACCAGGCGGCGCTGAGCATGGCGCACGCCCACGGGCTGCCGCCTCACATGGGCATGAGCGACGTGGACGCGGACCCGCGCGACCTGGAGGCCTTCGCCGAGCGCTTCAAGCAGCGGCGCATCAAGCTCGGCGTGACGCAGGCGGACGTGGGCTCGGCGCTGGCCTCCCTCAAGATCCCCGGCGTGGGCTCGCTGAGCCAGAGCACCATCTGCAGGTTCGAGTCCCTCACGCTGTCGCACAACAACATGATCGCGC containing:
- the pou4f2 gene encoding POU domain, class 4, transcription factor 2; translated protein: MMMMSLSSKQPFSAMAHATLHAEAKYSSLHSGGTNNTSSSSSATSNAVSSSSSSSSSSSSASSCISSRHSSIISTSSEAMRRACLPTPPSNIFGGLDESLLARAEALAAVDIVSQSKSHLHHHHPPPHHSPFKPDATYHTMNTLPCTSSSSASSVPISHPSALGGGGGGGGGGGGGGGGQGQGHSHGHGHGHGHGHGHHHHHHHHHHHHQPHQGLEGDLLEHITPGLALGAMAGPDGSVVSTPGHPAHMAGMNHMHQAALSMAHAHGLPPHMGMSDVDADPRDLEAFAERFKQRRIKLGVTQADVGSALASLKIPGVGSLSQSTICRFESLTLSHNNMIALKPILQAWLEEAEKSHREKLNKPELFNGAEKKRKRTSIAAPEKRSLEAYFAIQPRPSSEKIAAIAEKLDLKKNVVRVWFCNQRQKQKRMKYSACV